GCGGACGACAAGCCTGCAGCAATCCTGCCAACCTCTCAACGCAACCGCAGCCGGTTTGCTCTGCGAATGGCATTTTCCCGGCGCATGCGCTTGCGCTGGCTGGGCTTGAGATAGTAGGTCGACTTTCTGAAATCTC
This genomic window from bacterium contains:
- the rpsU gene encoding 30S ribosomal protein S21 — protein: MVRVTVGAQESLDRAIVRFKRKCDRAGVLRDFRKSTYYLKPSQRKRMRRENAIRRANRLRLR